In Fructilactobacillus cliffordii, a single genomic region encodes these proteins:
- the cas1 gene encoding type II CRISPR-associated endonuclease Cas1 produces MGWRSIVVTQHAKISYSGRRIIVQTNQNINEIPIDDIEVLLISTTQAVITARAVSELARAAVKVIFSDDTGEPVCETVDYLPNNRSVSLLQQQFNWDVTRKEMLWTWLVTAKIQMQITVLQKQQIDTSELDYEFHKIEVNDISNREAVVARKYFPLLFETGFERRNFQPANAALNYGYSILLSFINRNIVATGCLTQLGIHHHNDENQFNLGSDLMEPFRPIIDWWVSEQDISELTPEIKIQLVDLLNLELKFNGKNTILRNALKNHVTNCVSYLNGERETAKVEVELGDEISDHALNRNV; encoded by the coding sequence ATGGGGTGGAGAAGTATTGTGGTGACCCAGCACGCAAAAATTTCTTATTCGGGACGGCGAATCATTGTGCAAACGAATCAAAACATCAATGAAATTCCGATTGATGACATTGAAGTGCTTTTGATTAGTACAACCCAGGCAGTCATTACGGCTCGGGCTGTCAGTGAACTAGCTCGGGCGGCGGTTAAAGTGATTTTTTCGGATGACACTGGAGAACCGGTTTGTGAAACCGTTGATTATTTGCCCAATAATCGGAGTGTATCGTTGTTACAACAACAATTTAATTGGGATGTTACTCGTAAAGAAATGCTTTGGACCTGGTTAGTAACTGCTAAGATTCAAATGCAAATTACGGTGTTGCAAAAGCAACAAATTGATACCAGCGAATTAGATTATGAGTTTCATAAAATTGAAGTTAACGACATTAGTAATCGGGAAGCAGTTGTAGCGCGTAAATATTTCCCGTTGTTATTTGAAACTGGTTTTGAACGCCGTAATTTTCAGCCGGCTAACGCAGCTTTGAACTATGGTTATTCAATCTTATTGTCATTTATTAATCGAAACATTGTTGCCACTGGTTGTTTAACTCAGCTAGGAATTCATCATCATAATGATGAGAACCAATTTAATTTGGGTTCCGATTTAATGGAGCCCTTTCGACCAATTATTGATTGGTGGGTTAGTGAACAAGATATTAGTGAACTGACGCCGGAAATTAAAATCCAGCTAGTTGATTTATTGAATTTAGAATTAAAGTTTAACGGAAAGAATACCATTTTGCGGAACGCATTGAAAAACCACGTGACTAATTGCGTTAGTTATTTAAACGGAGAGCGGGAAACAGCCAAAGTAGAGGTGGAATTAGGAGATGAGATATCGGATCATGCGCTTAATCGTAATGTTTGA
- the csn2 gene encoding type II-A CRISPR-associated protein Csn2, which yields MKITLYPHDPFSIEKGIPTIIRTNNQSFYTDLMTGMQRKENVVLSEADEKLDINNNLDFLENIIANADIFQPFKLKMEKEILDNLNEKERQRLYQLDREMKSIFLSSSYLEDFPMSVDDEWDLKKQYKYCGVSFLNNSLSSPYDIIKEVLNLYHKFNSRKLIVLNDLFNYLDEKHQIQIFNLIKQLELHVLLLDFSWQPYSQLLEECRYYSVDKDFIIFER from the coding sequence ATGAAAATCACTTTGTATCCGCATGATCCCTTTTCAATCGAAAAGGGAATTCCAACTATCATTCGTACCAACAACCAATCTTTTTACACGGATTTAATGACAGGGATGCAGAGAAAGGAAAACGTGGTTTTAAGTGAAGCGGATGAAAAATTAGACATTAACAATAATCTCGATTTTTTAGAGAATATCATTGCAAATGCAGATATTTTTCAACCTTTCAAGCTTAAGATGGAAAAAGAAATTTTAGATAATCTAAATGAGAAAGAGCGCCAACGACTTTATCAATTAGATCGAGAAATGAAAAGTATTTTCTTAAGTTCATCATATTTAGAAGATTTCCCAATGTCAGTTGATGATGAATGGGATTTAAAAAAGCAGTATAAATACTGTGGGGTCAGCTTTTTAAATAATTCATTATCTTCACCGTATGATATAATTAAGGAAGTTCTTAACTTATATCATAAATTTAATTCTAGAAAGTTGATCGTTCTTAATGATTTATTCAATTATTTAGATGAAAAGCATCAAATTCAGATCTTTAACTTGATTAAACAGTTGGAATTACATGTCTTACTATTAGATTTTTCCTGGCAACCATACTCCCAATTGCTGGAAGAATGCCGTTATTACAGCGTTGATAAGGATTTTATTATCTTTGAGCGCTGA
- a CDS encoding NAD(P)H-binding protein: MRVTILAAAGQIAELVTKNLMTETDDQLTLVAREADSRLTITDAERENLVDLDVNDVNGLAATLRGEDLVLLATSPDERMADSVIKAMDQAGVSRLIVTGAIGVENEVPGKFGEWNLRMGGDLLAAVVDGFHAIENSDLDYTYLRMTWLYNDPRKKDYVITEPGKPQPGVQVTRTAVANFLTELIKSGAQEYQRASIGIYEPGSDQYDKPTFY, translated from the coding sequence ATGCGAGTAACAATTTTAGCGGCTGCCGGACAGATTGCGGAACTGGTAACCAAGAACTTGATGACAGAAACTGACGATCAATTAACCTTAGTGGCCCGGGAAGCAGATTCCCGGTTGACGATTACTGATGCCGAACGAGAAAATTTAGTGGATTTAGACGTTAACGATGTTAATGGATTAGCGGCTACTCTGCGAGGGGAGGATCTTGTCTTGTTGGCCACTTCACCAGATGAACGCATGGCTGACAGTGTGATTAAAGCGATGGATCAAGCTGGAGTAAGTCGGTTAATCGTGACCGGGGCGATTGGTGTCGAAAATGAAGTTCCTGGTAAGTTTGGAGAATGGAATCTCCGCATGGGCGGGGACTTGTTAGCCGCCGTGGTTGACGGATTCCATGCAATTGAAAATAGTGATTTGGACTACACCTATCTGCGGATGACATGGCTCTACAACGATCCTCGGAAAAAGGACTACGTGATTACGGAACCGGGGAAACCCCAACCCGGAGTACAGGTAACCCGGACGGCTGTTGCCAACTTCTTAACTGAACTGATTAAGAGTGGTGCCCAGGAATATCAACGCGCTTCGATTGGGATTTACGAACCCGGTTCGGATCAGTACGACAAACCCACATTTTACTAA
- a CDS encoding NAD(P)-dependent oxidoreductase: MKIMIIGATGMTGKELVAAAIDNDLQVVANARNPQKLADLQTEFPGIEVLAKDAFALEPTDFNDVDVIIDAFATTPDQAYLHVDLATKLIAMFRNSEKRLGFILGAGSLYTDQSQQRLAYDDIKDDKTTKPWRAIPENQLYELEFLRNVKNVSWFGVSPGFNYVPGKKADHIIEGTDYLLFNDKHVSETTAQTMADSVIQEVLHPKHRQTRFTVING; encoded by the coding sequence ATGAAAATTATGATTATCGGGGCTACCGGGATGACCGGAAAAGAGCTCGTTGCAGCAGCAATTGATAATGATTTACAGGTAGTCGCTAACGCACGCAATCCACAAAAATTAGCTGACTTACAGACGGAATTTCCTGGGATCGAAGTTCTGGCCAAGGATGCCTTTGCGCTGGAACCAACTGATTTTAATGACGTTGATGTGATCATTGATGCCTTTGCTACGACGCCTGACCAAGCTTATTTACACGTTGATTTGGCCACTAAATTAATTGCGATGTTTAGAAATAGTGAAAAACGACTAGGCTTCATCTTAGGAGCCGGTAGTCTGTATACGGATCAAAGTCAACAACGCTTGGCTTACGATGATATTAAAGATGATAAAACGACTAAGCCGTGGCGGGCCATTCCTGAAAATCAACTATATGAATTAGAATTCTTACGCAACGTTAAAAACGTCAGCTGGTTTGGTGTATCTCCAGGATTTAACTACGTTCCTGGTAAAAAGGCAGATCACATCATTGAAGGAACTGATTACCTGTTGTTCAATGACAAGCATGTTTCTGAAACCACTGCACAAACGATGGCAGACAGTGTGATTCAAGAAGTATTACATCCAAAGCACCGGCAGACCCGTTTCACGGTCATTAACGGGTAG
- a CDS encoding TPM domain-containing protein: MKKTHFLGFLTTLMVSLLLLVTGVHAADHQSTFVNDDAGVLSDTTLQMVDDLNQNQLRQIKGKPQYAVITKNGLPQQQNIDDYAIDQARRLKLGRAGWHNGVLLVINVKPGQHEARLEVGTGLQGALPDGAVSQIFTNQQVQSSLHQQNYDQAVQTISNLVAQRLKQQQSNIYTPGQTQQQQARAQTNRADQAERHKNLVFVALLLVLVGIVALIFSLKGRRHYSRKSYDRKVIDFLQKQQLPTTDEVLINRIVDNLTAKQKRPTSEALWQALNEENLKLHGINKVVFFPNLAKGPVAVTDYQQQVTQYEHEKATREQKVKQAALQYLKQQNYPDDPEVFIVALLGTDAARSYIETGADYPAVEATIADQFRRHMLINFMQTDSQMQQRMQNKGATGSYSSYVNRMSSRRVNQIYNGGNISRMLLWGAVAGLLGSMFLNRDHHDDHWGSGSSFGGGNDSGFFDSGGDNSGGFFGDGFGGDSGGFDGGGGDSSGW; encoded by the coding sequence ATGAAAAAAACGCACTTCCTAGGCTTTCTGACCACGCTGATGGTGAGCTTGCTGCTACTGGTGACCGGGGTCCACGCTGCGGATCATCAGAGTACCTTTGTGAATGATGATGCCGGGGTTCTCTCAGACACCACCTTGCAAATGGTTGATGACCTAAATCAGAATCAGCTGCGCCAAATTAAAGGGAAACCACAGTATGCAGTAATTACAAAAAATGGGTTACCCCAACAGCAAAATATTGATGACTATGCTATCGATCAAGCTCGGCGTTTAAAACTAGGCCGAGCTGGCTGGCACAATGGAGTTTTGTTAGTTATTAACGTTAAACCGGGACAGCACGAAGCTCGCTTAGAGGTGGGGACCGGGTTACAGGGCGCGCTTCCCGATGGAGCCGTTTCTCAGATTTTCACCAACCAACAGGTGCAAAGTAGTTTGCACCAACAAAATTACGACCAGGCGGTACAAACGATTAGTAATTTGGTGGCCCAACGATTAAAGCAACAGCAAAGTAACATTTACACTCCGGGCCAAACCCAGCAACAACAAGCCCGCGCCCAAACTAACCGGGCGGATCAAGCAGAACGGCACAAAAATCTCGTATTTGTGGCATTGCTGTTAGTTCTAGTTGGAATCGTGGCGTTGATCTTTTCGCTGAAGGGACGTCGTCATTACAGCCGTAAGTCCTATGATCGCAAGGTGATTGATTTTCTGCAAAAGCAACAGCTTCCGACTACCGATGAGGTTTTAATTAATCGGATAGTTGATAATCTGACGGCTAAGCAAAAACGGCCGACTTCCGAGGCGTTATGGCAGGCCCTTAACGAAGAAAACTTGAAATTGCATGGCATTAACAAGGTGGTTTTCTTTCCTAATCTAGCGAAGGGACCCGTAGCCGTGACGGATTACCAGCAACAAGTTACACAATATGAACATGAGAAGGCTACCCGTGAACAGAAGGTAAAACAAGCAGCTTTGCAATACCTCAAGCAACAGAATTATCCTGATGATCCCGAGGTTTTCATCGTCGCATTACTGGGAACTGATGCCGCCCGAAGCTACATTGAGACGGGCGCTGATTATCCAGCAGTGGAAGCCACCATTGCAGACCAATTCCGGCGGCACATGCTGATTAATTTCATGCAAACTGATTCTCAAATGCAGCAACGGATGCAGAACAAGGGGGCCACCGGGTCTTACTCTAGTTACGTCAATCGGATGAGTAGCAGACGAGTGAACCAGATTTATAACGGCGGCAATATCAGTCGGATGCTGTTGTGGGGAGCCGTTGCCGGGTTGTTAGGTTCCATGTTTTTGAATCGCGACCATCATGATGACCACTGGGGTAGCGGTTCCTCATTTGGAGGCGGGAATGACTCCGGTTTTTTTGACAGTGGCGGTGATAATTCTGGCGGATTCTTTGGTGATGGATTTGGCGGAGATTCCGGCGGTTTTGACGGCGGTGGTGGCGACTCTAGCGGGTGGTAA
- a CDS encoding LemA family protein, whose translation MKLKKGYVITGIIVVVVVILGGWLISTSNGFVRSQQQIKQDQGNLEVQLQRRADLTPQLVSTLQGSMKNEQKIFGEIAASRNQYANAKNLKDKNQAVQNMDKQTNVLLNAVQENYPTLASSNQVSELMTQIEGSENRVSQARRDYNQDVTAYNTKIAVFPGNVIANMKGLKPYDEFKADPSAQKAPKINLNTDK comes from the coding sequence ATGAAACTGAAAAAAGGATACGTGATTACGGGGATTATCGTTGTAGTCGTGGTAATCTTGGGTGGATGGCTAATTTCAACCAGTAATGGCTTTGTCCGCAGCCAGCAGCAGATTAAGCAGGATCAAGGAAACCTGGAAGTGCAACTTCAACGGCGGGCTGATTTAACCCCGCAATTAGTGAGCACGTTACAAGGTTCCATGAAAAACGAGCAAAAGATTTTTGGCGAAATTGCTGCTTCCCGGAATCAATATGCGAATGCGAAAAACCTGAAAGACAAGAACCAGGCCGTGCAAAACATGGACAAGCAAACGAACGTCTTGTTAAACGCGGTTCAGGAAAATTATCCGACCTTGGCGAGTTCCAACCAGGTTTCGGAGTTGATGACCCAGATTGAGGGTAGTGAAAACCGGGTTAGTCAAGCACGGCGCGACTACAACCAGGATGTCACTGCCTACAACACTAAGATTGCGGTATTTCCTGGCAATGTGATTGCGAACATGAAGGGACTCAAGCCGTACGATGAGTTTAAGGCCGATCCGAGTGCGCAAAAGGCGCCCAAGATTAATTTAAATACGGATAAATAA
- a CDS encoding TetR/AcrR family transcriptional regulator, which produces MPTSTFEKLPNEKKERINTALLKEFSAYSLAEAQVARIVDDAEISRGSFYKYFNDISDAYRYEFGQVMSSLHAPFKQGASATDVTEIVRMVEQFVSESNRSEYREFMRLYYQRNQYLLPTDISPRTPTELEWASSVLVHQSIKEILLNPDQQTQYLERLERVLQQLFH; this is translated from the coding sequence ATGCCCACTAGTACATTTGAAAAATTACCTAATGAAAAGAAAGAACGGATTAACACTGCCTTACTAAAGGAATTTTCGGCTTATTCCCTTGCAGAGGCGCAGGTCGCTCGGATCGTTGATGATGCAGAAATTTCGCGTGGTTCGTTTTATAAGTATTTCAATGATATTTCCGATGCTTATCGGTATGAGTTTGGCCAGGTGATGTCTAGCTTGCACGCGCCGTTTAAACAAGGAGCCTCAGCCACGGACGTTACAGAAATCGTCCGGATGGTGGAACAATTCGTTTCCGAAAGTAATCGGAGTGAGTACCGCGAGTTCATGCGGCTCTATTACCAACGTAATCAGTACTTGTTGCCCACTGACATCTCGCCGCGGACGCCGACGGAATTGGAGTGGGCTAGTTCGGTGCTTGTGCACCAGAGCATTAAAGAGATTCTCTTGAATCCTGACCAGCAAACCCAGTATTTAGAAAGGCTGGAGCGGGTTTTACAACAATTATTTCACTAA
- the cas2 gene encoding CRISPR-associated endonuclease Cas2, with protein MRLIVMFDLPVDTSEDKRNYRKFRKELINEGFLMIQYSVYARVCVTKQSAQFTENRIKTFLPPRGLIQTLTVTEKQYNSMHFLVGDQKDDVRNTSDRTVVI; from the coding sequence ATGCGCTTAATCGTAATGTTTGATTTACCCGTAGATACTAGTGAGGACAAAAGAAATTACCGAAAATTTCGCAAAGAATTAATTAATGAAGGTTTTTTAATGATTCAGTATTCTGTGTACGCACGAGTTTGTGTTACAAAACAATCAGCCCAGTTTACGGAAAATCGAATTAAAACCTTTTTACCACCGCGAGGATTAATTCAAACGCTGACTGTTACGGAAAAACAATATAATAGCATGCATTTCTTGGTTGGGGATCAAAAAGATGATGTACGAAATACTTCGGATCGGACGGTCGTAATATGA